One window of Candidatus Mycobacterium wuenschmannii genomic DNA carries:
- the sucC gene encoding ADP-forming succinate--CoA ligase subunit beta codes for MDLFEYQAKELFAKHNVPTTPGRVTDTAEGAKAIAEEIGHPVMVKAQVKVGGRGKAGGVKYAATPDDAFEHANNILGLDIKGHVVKKLLVAEASDIAEEYYISFLLDRSNRTYLAMCSVEGGMEIEEVAATKPERLAKVPVDAVKGVDEAFARSIAEQGHLPAEVLDAAAVTIAKLWEVFIGEDATLVEVNPLVRTPDDRILALDGKVTLDGNADFRQPGHVEFEDRDATDPLELKAKEHDLNYVKLDGAVGIIGNGAGLVMSTLDVVAYAGEKHGGVKPANFLDIGGGASAEVMAAGLDVILGDAQVKSVFVNVFGGITSCDAVATGIVKALEILGDDANKPLVVRLDGNNVDEGRRILTEANHPLVTLVPTMDEAADKAAELANA; via the coding sequence ATGGATCTTTTCGAGTACCAGGCGAAAGAGCTGTTCGCCAAGCACAACGTCCCAACGACTCCCGGCCGGGTGACTGACACCGCCGAAGGGGCCAAAGCGATCGCCGAAGAGATCGGGCACCCGGTCATGGTCAAGGCGCAGGTCAAGGTTGGTGGACGAGGCAAGGCCGGTGGCGTGAAGTACGCCGCGACCCCCGACGACGCGTTCGAGCACGCGAACAACATTCTCGGCCTGGACATCAAGGGCCACGTCGTGAAGAAGCTGCTGGTTGCCGAGGCGAGCGACATCGCCGAGGAGTACTACATCTCCTTCCTGCTGGACCGCTCCAACCGCACCTACCTGGCCATGTGCTCGGTCGAGGGTGGCATGGAGATCGAAGAGGTCGCCGCCACCAAGCCCGAGCGGCTCGCCAAGGTCCCGGTGGACGCCGTCAAGGGTGTCGACGAGGCCTTCGCCCGCTCGATCGCCGAGCAGGGTCACCTGCCCGCCGAGGTGCTCGACGCCGCCGCCGTGACCATCGCCAAGCTGTGGGAGGTGTTCATCGGCGAGGACGCCACCCTGGTCGAAGTCAACCCGTTGGTCCGCACCCCCGACGACCGGATTCTGGCGCTGGACGGCAAGGTCACGCTGGACGGCAACGCCGACTTCCGTCAGCCGGGCCACGTCGAGTTCGAGGACCGCGACGCCACCGACCCGCTCGAGCTCAAGGCCAAGGAGCACGACCTCAACTACGTCAAGCTCGACGGCGCCGTCGGCATCATCGGCAACGGCGCGGGTCTGGTCATGTCGACGCTCGACGTCGTCGCCTACGCCGGCGAGAAGCACGGCGGCGTCAAGCCGGCCAACTTCCTCGACATCGGCGGTGGCGCCTCGGCCGAGGTGATGGCCGCGGGCCTGGATGTCATCCTGGGCGACGCACAGGTCAAGAGCGTGTTCGTCAATGTCTTCGGTGGCATCACCTCGTGTGACGCCGTCGCGACCGGCATCGTCAAGGCCCTGGAGATCCTGGGCGACGACGCCAACAAGCCGCTCGTCGTGCGCCTCGACGGCAACAACGTCGACGAGGGCCGCCGGATCCTGACCGAGGCCAACCACCCGTTGGTGACGTTGGTGCCCACGATGGACGAGGCCGCCGACAAGGCCGCCGAGCTGGCGAACGCCTGA
- a CDS encoding M23 family metallopeptidase, with translation MTQQTPALSPGQGDLSASRERRSTLHRNEVTDIIPFNEFGKLADSEFSANSAFDKEAQVLGAPELDDLDATDNLTVLDLLGPSASERQLSALERGLNRARGDADSAAGRGAHRKQLSGATRGRVLIGSLAAGAAAAAAHSASEPPQHKSETVLAAQSAATGPISTSDGGMQMVTVQPSTNVAVHNAELAHGVAFAAERAQREARLQAPLYVMPVKGVFTSNFGYRWGVLHAGIDIANSIGTPIHAVSDGVVIAVGPTAGYGMWVKLRHADGTVTLYGHINTASVSLGERVFAGDQIATVGNRGNSTGPHLHFEVLLGGTQRVDPVPWLAKRGLSVGTFAG, from the coding sequence TTGACCCAGCAAACTCCGGCGCTTTCTCCTGGACAGGGAGATCTTTCGGCGTCCCGCGAGCGCAGGTCGACCCTTCACCGCAACGAAGTCACGGACATCATCCCGTTCAACGAGTTTGGCAAACTGGCCGATTCGGAATTCAGCGCGAACTCCGCTTTCGACAAAGAAGCGCAGGTCCTGGGCGCGCCCGAACTTGATGACCTGGACGCCACCGACAACCTGACCGTCCTCGATCTTCTCGGGCCGAGCGCGTCCGAGCGTCAGCTCAGCGCACTCGAGCGCGGCCTCAACCGGGCCCGCGGCGACGCCGATTCGGCCGCCGGTCGCGGCGCGCACCGCAAACAGCTCAGCGGCGCTACGCGGGGCCGGGTTTTGATCGGATCGCTGGCCGCCGGCGCGGCCGCGGCCGCCGCTCACTCGGCCTCCGAGCCCCCGCAGCACAAGTCAGAGACCGTGCTCGCCGCGCAGTCCGCGGCGACCGGGCCGATCAGCACGTCTGACGGTGGCATGCAGATGGTCACCGTCCAGCCGTCCACGAATGTCGCAGTGCACAACGCCGAGCTGGCCCACGGCGTCGCCTTCGCCGCGGAGCGCGCCCAGCGCGAGGCTCGGCTGCAGGCGCCGCTCTACGTGATGCCGGTCAAGGGCGTCTTCACCTCCAACTTCGGCTACCGGTGGGGCGTGCTGCACGCCGGCATCGACATCGCCAACTCGATCGGCACCCCGATTCACGCCGTTTCCGACGGCGTCGTGATCGCCGTCGGCCCGACCGCGGGCTACGGCATGTGGGTCAAGCTGCGGCACGCCGACGGCACCGTCACGCTCTACGGACACATCAACACCGCGAGCGTCTCGCTCGGCGAGCGGGTGTTCGCCGGCGACCAGATTGCCACCGTCGGCAACCGCGGCAACTCCACCGGCCCGCACCTGCACTTCGAGGTGCTGCTCGGCGGCACCCAGCGCGTCGACCCGGTGCCGTGGCTGGCCAAGCGCGGGCTGTCCGTCGGTACTTTCGCCGGTTGA
- the pcrA gene encoding DNA helicase PcrA, translating to MTESETEQLLDGLNPQQRQAVLHEGSPLLIVAGAGSGKTAVLTRRIAYLLAARDVSPGQVLAITFTNKAAAEMRERVAALVGPRARSMWVSTFHSTCVRILRNQASLISGLNSNFSIYDADDSRRLLQMIGKDMGLDLKRYSPRLLANNISNLKNELIDPQQAIANLSDDDLSDDLARTVAAVYSEYQQRLRVANALDFDDLIGETVAVLQAFPQIADHYRRRFRHILVDEYQDTNHAQYVLVRELVGPELEDGEDGTPPGELCVVGDADQSIYAFRGATIRNIEDFERDYPNAKTILLEQNYRSTQNILSAANSVIARNPARRDKRLWTDAGEGDLIVGYVADNEHDEARFIAEEIDALAGKDDITYNDFAVFYRTNNSSRSLEEVFIRAGIPYKVVGGVRFYERREIRDIVAYLRVLDNPGDAVSLRRILNTPRRGIGDRAEACVAVYAENTGSSFADALEAAAEGKVPLLNTRSAKAIAGFVEMMDELRVKLAASEGDLGELVEAVLERTGYRTELESSSDPQDLARLDNLNELVSVAHEFAIDLANAEALGADLDDEDVPDTGVLAQFLERVSLVADTDEIPEQTAGLVTLMTLHTAKGLEFPVVFVTGWEDGMFPHMRALGDPTELSEERRLAYVGITRARQRLFLSRAKVRSSWGQPMLNPESRFLREIPQELIDWRRTDPTPSYSAPVSGAGRFGTPRPSPAARGGGGSKRPLLVLEPGDRVTHDKYGLGRVEEVSGMGESAMSLIDFGSSGRVKLMHNHAPVAKL from the coding sequence GTGACCGAATCCGAAACCGAACAGCTTCTCGACGGACTGAATCCCCAGCAGCGTCAGGCGGTGCTGCACGAGGGCTCGCCGCTGCTGATCGTCGCCGGTGCCGGGTCCGGCAAGACGGCCGTGCTGACCCGCCGGATCGCCTACCTGCTGGCCGCCCGCGACGTCTCACCCGGCCAGGTCCTCGCGATCACCTTCACCAACAAGGCCGCCGCGGAGATGCGCGAGCGGGTCGCCGCGCTGGTCGGTCCGCGGGCGCGCTCGATGTGGGTGTCGACGTTCCACTCGACCTGCGTGCGGATTCTGCGCAACCAGGCCTCGCTGATCTCCGGCCTCAACTCCAACTTCTCGATCTACGACGCCGACGACTCGCGCCGGCTGCTGCAGATGATCGGCAAGGACATGGGCCTCGACCTCAAGCGGTACTCGCCGCGACTGCTGGCCAACAACATCTCCAACCTGAAGAACGAACTCATCGACCCGCAGCAGGCCATCGCCAACCTGTCCGACGACGACCTGTCCGACGATCTGGCCCGCACGGTCGCCGCGGTCTACTCCGAATATCAGCAGCGGCTGCGGGTGGCCAACGCCCTCGACTTCGACGACCTGATCGGCGAGACGGTCGCGGTGCTGCAGGCCTTCCCGCAGATCGCCGACCATTACCGTCGGCGCTTCCGCCACATCCTGGTCGACGAGTACCAGGACACCAACCACGCGCAGTACGTGTTGGTCCGCGAACTCGTCGGCCCCGAACTCGAGGACGGCGAAGACGGCACTCCGCCCGGCGAGTTGTGCGTGGTCGGTGACGCCGACCAGTCGATCTACGCGTTCCGCGGAGCGACGATCCGCAACATCGAGGACTTCGAGCGCGACTATCCGAACGCGAAAACGATTCTGCTGGAACAGAATTACCGCTCCACCCAGAACATCCTGTCGGCGGCCAACTCGGTGATCGCGCGCAACCCCGCCCGCCGCGACAAGCGGCTGTGGACCGACGCCGGCGAGGGCGACCTGATCGTCGGCTATGTCGCCGACAACGAGCACGACGAGGCCCGGTTCATCGCCGAGGAGATCGACGCGCTCGCCGGTAAAGACGACATCACCTACAACGACTTCGCCGTCTTCTACCGCACCAACAACTCGTCGCGATCGCTGGAAGAGGTGTTCATCCGCGCTGGAATTCCCTACAAAGTCGTTGGGGGAGTGCGCTTTTACGAGCGTAGGGAGATCCGCGACATCGTGGCCTACCTGCGGGTGCTGGACAACCCCGGCGACGCGGTGAGTCTGCGGCGCATCCTGAACACGCCGCGGCGCGGCATCGGCGACCGCGCGGAGGCTTGCGTCGCGGTCTACGCCGAGAACACCGGGTCCAGTTTCGCCGACGCCTTGGAGGCCGCCGCCGAAGGCAAGGTGCCGCTGCTGAATACCCGCTCCGCCAAGGCAATTGCGGGTTTCGTCGAGATGATGGACGAACTGCGCGTCAAACTGGCCGCGTCGGAGGGCGATCTCGGCGAACTGGTCGAGGCGGTCCTGGAGCGCACCGGATATCGCACCGAGCTGGAGTCGTCGTCGGATCCGCAGGACCTGGCCCGGCTGGACAATCTGAACGAACTCGTCAGCGTCGCACACGAATTCGCGATCGACCTGGCCAATGCCGAAGCTCTGGGCGCCGACCTGGACGACGAGGACGTGCCGGACACCGGGGTGCTGGCGCAGTTCCTGGAGCGGGTGTCGCTGGTCGCGGACACTGATGAAATTCCGGAGCAGACAGCCGGTTTGGTGACGTTGATGACGTTGCACACCGCCAAGGGCCTGGAGTTCCCGGTGGTGTTCGTCACCGGCTGGGAGGACGGCATGTTCCCGCACATGCGGGCGCTGGGCGATCCGACCGAACTGTCCGAGGAACGCCGGCTGGCCTACGTCGGGATCACGCGGGCGCGGCAGCGGCTCTTCCTCAGCCGCGCAAAGGTCCGCTCGTCGTGGGGTCAGCCGATGCTGAACCCGGAATCCCGCTTCCTGCGCGAGATTCCGCAGGAGTTGATCGACTGGCGGCGCACCGACCCGACGCCGTCGTACAGCGCGCCGGTCAGCGGTGCCGGACGGTTCGGCACCCCGCGGCCGTCGCCGGCCGCACGCGGCGGAGGCGGCAGCAAGCGTCCGCTGCTGGTGCTGGAACCCGGCGACCGGGTCACCCACGACAAGTACGGCCTCGGCCGGGTGGAAGAGGTCTCCGGGATGGGCGAGTCGGCGATGTCGCTGATCGACTTCGGCAGCTCAGGCCGGGTCAAGCTGATGCACAACCACGCCCCAGTGGCGAAGCTTTAG
- a CDS encoding chorismate mutase, with amino-acid sequence MTPQNPHENSELPMTIDTEHPIDIAALRVEIDRLDAEILAAVKRRAEVSREIGKARMASGGTRLVHSREMQVIERYSELGPEGKDLAMLLLRLGRGRLGH; translated from the coding sequence ATGACACCGCAGAACCCACACGAGAATTCGGAGTTACCAATGACAATCGACACCGAACACCCCATCGATATCGCCGCCCTTCGGGTGGAGATCGACCGGCTCGACGCCGAGATTCTGGCCGCGGTCAAACGCCGCGCCGAGGTGTCCAGGGAAATCGGCAAGGCACGGATGGCGTCCGGCGGCACCCGGCTGGTGCACAGCCGCGAGATGCAGGTCATCGAGCGTTACAGCGAACTCGGGCCCGAGGGCAAAGACCTGGCGATGCTGCTGCTGCGGCTCGGCCGCGGCCGGCTCGGTCACTAG
- the pgi gene encoding glucose-6-phosphate isomerase translates to MTAVDQIPDISATPEWSALQQHHRQIGDTHLREFFDADPDRGREFTLTVGDLYIDYSKHRINRDTLRLLIDLAHAAQLERHRDAMFEGTHINVSEDRAVLHTALRLPRDASLTVDGQDVVADVHEVLDRMGDFTDRLRSGDWTGATGKRITTVVNIGIGGSDLGPVMVYQALRHYADAGVSARFVSNVDPADLIAKLADLDPATTLFIIASKTFTTLETLTNATAARRWLTDALGDDAVAKHFVAVSTNAELVADFGIDTDNMFGFWDWVGGRYSVDSAIGLSVMAVIGREAFADFLSGFHIVDEHFRTAPLESNAPALLGLIGLWYSDFFDAQARAVLPYSNDMARFAAYLQQLTMESNGKSVRADGTPVTTDTGEIFWGEPGTNGQHAFYQLLHQGTRLVPADFLGFSQPTDDLPTMDGTGSMHDLLMSNFFAQTQVLAFGKTAEEIAAEGTASDVVPHKVMPGNRPSTSILATRLTPSVLGQLVALYEHQVFTEGVVWGIDSFDQWGVELGKTQAKALLPVLTEDASPAAQSDSSTDALVRRYRAQRGRAD, encoded by the coding sequence ATGACTGCGGTTGACCAGATCCCCGACATCTCAGCGACCCCGGAGTGGAGCGCGCTGCAGCAGCACCACCGGCAGATCGGTGACACCCACCTGCGGGAGTTTTTCGACGCCGACCCCGACCGCGGCCGCGAATTCACCCTGACCGTCGGCGACCTGTACATCGACTACAGCAAGCACCGCATCAACCGCGACACGCTGCGACTGCTGATCGACCTGGCCCACGCGGCCCAGCTCGAGCGGCATCGCGATGCGATGTTCGAGGGGACGCACATCAACGTGTCCGAGGACCGCGCCGTGCTGCACACCGCGCTGCGGCTGCCGCGCGACGCATCGCTGACGGTCGACGGGCAGGATGTGGTCGCCGACGTCCACGAAGTCCTCGACAGGATGGGCGATTTCACCGACCGGCTGCGCAGTGGCGACTGGACCGGCGCCACCGGCAAGCGGATCACCACCGTCGTCAACATCGGGATCGGCGGCTCTGATCTCGGCCCGGTGATGGTCTATCAGGCGCTGCGGCACTACGCCGACGCCGGCGTCTCGGCGCGCTTCGTGTCCAACGTCGACCCGGCCGACCTGATCGCGAAGCTCGCCGACTTGGACCCGGCCACAACGCTTTTCATCATCGCCTCCAAGACCTTCACGACGCTCGAGACGCTGACCAACGCTACGGCCGCGCGGCGTTGGCTGACCGACGCGCTCGGCGACGACGCGGTGGCCAAGCACTTCGTGGCCGTCTCCACCAACGCCGAGTTGGTGGCCGATTTCGGCATCGACACCGACAACATGTTCGGCTTCTGGGACTGGGTCGGCGGCCGGTACTCCGTCGACTCCGCAATCGGCCTGTCGGTGATGGCCGTGATCGGCCGAGAAGCGTTCGCGGACTTCCTGTCAGGCTTCCACATCGTCGACGAGCATTTCCGCACCGCTCCGCTGGAGTCGAATGCGCCGGCTCTGCTCGGCCTGATCGGGCTGTGGTACTCGGACTTCTTCGACGCGCAGGCCCGCGCGGTGTTGCCATACTCCAACGACATGGCCCGCTTCGCCGCGTATCTGCAGCAGTTGACGATGGAGTCCAACGGCAAGTCCGTTCGCGCCGACGGCACGCCCGTCACCACCGACACCGGCGAAATCTTCTGGGGCGAGCCGGGAACCAACGGCCAGCACGCCTTCTACCAACTGCTGCACCAGGGCACGCGGCTGGTGCCGGCCGATTTCCTCGGCTTCAGCCAGCCCACCGACGACCTGCCCACCATGGACGGCACCGGCAGCATGCACGACCTGCTGATGAGCAACTTCTTCGCGCAGACGCAGGTGCTGGCGTTCGGCAAGACCGCCGAGGAGATCGCCGCCGAGGGCACGGCGTCAGATGTGGTGCCGCACAAGGTGATGCCGGGAAACCGTCCGTCCACCTCGATCCTGGCGACCCGGCTCACCCCGTCGGTGCTGGGCCAGCTGGTCGCGCTGTACGAACACCAGGTGTTCACCGAGGGCGTCGTCTGGGGCATCGACTCGTTCGACCAGTGGGGCGTCGAGCTCGGTAAGACGCAGGCCAAGGCGCTCCTGCCGGTGCTGACCGAAGACGCTTCTCCCGCAGCACAATCCGATAGCTCAACGGATGCCCTGGTGCGCCGTTATCGAGCCCAGAGGGGTCGGGCGGACTAA
- a CDS encoding SDR family oxidoreductase gives MTRQKILITGASSGLGAGMARAFAAKGRDLALCARRTDKLEELKDELAQRYPDSKVAIAALDVNDHDQVPKVFAELSDALGGIDRVIVNAGIGKGAKLGSGKLWANKATIETNLVAALVQIETALEMFKAQGSGHLVLISSVLGSKGVPGVKAAYAASKAGLSSLGQSLRAEYAKGPITVSVMEPGYIESEMTAKSQSTMLMVDNDTGVKALVAAIEREPGRAAIPWWPWGPLVALLKVAPLSLAKRFA, from the coding sequence ATGACTCGGCAGAAGATCCTCATCACCGGTGCGAGTTCCGGTCTCGGCGCCGGAATGGCCCGCGCGTTCGCCGCCAAGGGCCGGGACCTCGCCCTGTGCGCCCGTCGCACCGATAAGCTCGAGGAACTGAAAGACGAACTCGCGCAACGATATCCAGACTCGAAAGTGGCCATCGCCGCGCTGGACGTCAACGACCACGACCAGGTGCCCAAGGTCTTCGCCGAATTGTCGGATGCCCTCGGCGGCATCGACCGGGTGATCGTCAACGCCGGCATCGGCAAGGGCGCCAAGCTGGGCTCGGGAAAACTGTGGGCCAACAAGGCGACCATCGAGACCAATCTGGTCGCCGCCCTGGTGCAGATCGAGACCGCGCTGGAGATGTTCAAGGCCCAGGGCTCCGGGCATCTGGTGCTGATCTCCTCGGTTCTGGGATCGAAAGGTGTGCCCGGCGTGAAGGCGGCCTACGCCGCAAGCAAAGCGGGCCTCAGCTCGCTGGGGCAGTCGCTGCGCGCCGAATACGCCAAGGGTCCGATCACGGTGTCGGTGATGGAGCCCGGCTACATCGAATCGGAGATGACGGCGAAGTCGCAGAGCACAATGCTGATGGTGGACAACGACACCGGGGTCAAGGCGCTCGTCGCGGCCATCGAGCGTGAGCCGGGGCGGGCCGCCATCCCGTGGTGGCCGTGGGGCCCACTGGTGGCACTGCTCAAGGTGGCGCCGCTGTCGCTGGCCAAACGGTTCGCTTAG
- a CDS encoding DUF732 domain-containing protein — protein sequence MLSRKRGRVAVGVAGLLVAGILGAGPAVADQAQDDAYLQGVRDIFPDRTNWHPDKVIANAHKVCELLGGGEPFDSVVSDLAQANHGASLDQVRREVQLAKSTYCP from the coding sequence ATGCTTTCTCGTAAACGAGGCCGGGTCGCCGTCGGCGTGGCCGGGCTGCTCGTCGCCGGCATCCTCGGCGCAGGGCCGGCTGTCGCGGATCAGGCCCAGGACGACGCTTACCTGCAGGGCGTCAGAGACATTTTCCCGGACCGGACAAACTGGCACCCGGACAAGGTGATCGCCAACGCGCACAAGGTCTGCGAACTCCTGGGTGGCGGCGAGCCCTTCGACAGCGTGGTCAGCGACCTGGCCCAGGCCAATCATGGGGCCAGCCTGGACCAGGTTCGGCGTGAAGTGCAGCTGGCGAAGTCGACCTACTGCCCGTAA
- a CDS encoding DUF732 domain-containing protein, whose product MIRRQARNGIRVAAAAGLFVAVMIGAGPARADQAQDDQYFAALQQIYQGRSLDPAANIGNAHRICSHLANGDSFDKVVNDVRQADDNQESVEQTQREVQLAKSTYCP is encoded by the coding sequence ATGATTCGACGTCAAGCACGCAACGGGATAAGGGTGGCCGCCGCGGCGGGACTTTTCGTGGCCGTCATGATCGGCGCCGGACCCGCCAGAGCCGACCAAGCGCAGGACGACCAGTACTTCGCCGCCCTGCAGCAGATCTACCAGGGTCGAAGCCTCGACCCCGCGGCGAACATCGGCAATGCGCACCGCATCTGTAGCCACCTGGCCAACGGAGACAGTTTCGACAAGGTGGTCAACGACGTCCGCCAAGCCGACGACAACCAGGAATCCGTAGAGCAGACACAGCGCGAAGTGCAGCTGGCGAAGTCGACCTACTGCCCCTAA
- a CDS encoding zinc finger domain-containing protein — protein MWLVDDPQKVPGIAALGPDALQLSQTDLATLLAKNTGRIKGVITDQKVIAGIGNAYSDEILHVARLSPFATAAKLTEAQLAALYDAMVSVLSDAVGRSVGQQAAELKGEKRSGMRVHARTGLPCPVCGDTVREVSFADKSFQYCPTCQTGGKVLADRRMSRLLK, from the coding sequence GTGTGGCTCGTCGACGACCCGCAGAAGGTTCCCGGCATCGCCGCACTTGGCCCAGATGCCTTGCAGCTCAGCCAAACTGACCTCGCCACCCTGCTGGCAAAGAACACCGGCCGGATCAAAGGCGTCATCACCGACCAGAAAGTCATCGCCGGCATCGGCAACGCGTACAGCGACGAGATCCTGCACGTCGCCAGGCTGTCGCCGTTCGCCACCGCGGCCAAACTCACCGAGGCCCAACTCGCAGCCCTGTACGACGCGATGGTGTCGGTCCTGTCCGACGCGGTCGGCAGATCGGTCGGCCAGCAGGCCGCCGAGCTGAAGGGCGAGAAGCGTTCGGGAATGCGGGTGCACGCGCGCACCGGCCTGCCGTGCCCGGTCTGCGGCGACACCGTCCGCGAAGTGTCGTTCGCCGACAAGTCGTTTCAGTACTGCCCGACCTGCCAGACCGGCGGCAAAGTTCTTGCCGATCGGCGGATGTCACGCCTGCTGAAATAG
- a CDS encoding phage holin family protein: protein MTAFVIRAGLTGLALWVVTKLVPGLYFVGGDTRLQRIGIIFAVAVVFGLVNAFIKPIVQILSIPLYILTLGLFHIVINALMLWITARITANTTHWGLAIDSFWWTAIKAAIVLSIVSWMLSLVTPRARR, encoded by the coding sequence ATGACAGCTTTCGTCATCCGGGCCGGGCTCACGGGGCTAGCGCTGTGGGTGGTTACCAAGCTCGTCCCCGGGCTGTACTTCGTCGGCGGTGACACCCGCCTGCAGCGGATCGGCATCATCTTCGCCGTCGCGGTCGTCTTCGGCTTGGTCAACGCCTTCATCAAGCCGATCGTGCAGATCCTGTCGATCCCGCTCTACATCCTGACCCTGGGCCTGTTCCACATCGTCATCAACGCGCTGATGCTCTGGATCACCGCGCGCATCACCGCGAACACCACCCACTGGGGTCTGGCCATCGACTCCTTCTGGTGGACGGCGATCAAGGCCGCGATCGTCTTGTCGATCGTCAGCTGGATGCTGTCGCTCGTGACACCCCGCGCCCGGCGCTGA